Within Sphingomonas piscis, the genomic segment GATTCTTCCAGTCCGGAGACGTAGCTTGCGAACAGACTGAGCTTAGGTAACGGCCGCCAAAGGGTCGATGCGCTGTAGAGCCAGCTTTGCTCCACGTTATGCGACTCGGCACCACCGACCGGGCGATATGACTTGGCGTACCGGGTACGGTGGGCGCCCAAGCGGAGCTGAACCGCGTCGGCGGCGAGATCGTAGCTGACACTAAGGAGCCGCTGTCTCACCTGATCCCGAGCGGCGGGTGCCCGCGAGGGGAGGTCTGCCTCCGGCACGTCGGCGGGGCGGCCCCGGAGGGCGAACGTTCCACTTGGGACCGCAATCGAGTCCGGCCGCAACGTGAGCGTGCTCCGTGCCCGCGCCGCAAGGGCGATGCGATGGTTGAGTCCGGCCAAGGAGAAGCTGCGCCCTGCCTTCAGTTCGAACGAGTCGGACCGGGCGCGGCTTCGCGGCGTGTGAAACAGGGTGCTGACCGCCGTGCCCGTCCGATCGATTTCCAGCAATGTAGTGTCCGCGTGCGGGGTGCTGCGGACCGAGCGGATGGCGGAAGCACCGAGGCGCCAACCACCGCTGCCATGCTCCGCCAATATCCCGGCGGTGCTGCTTCGGCTTCGTACCCTTGCCCAGTCGACACCATAGTTGCGGCGGGGCTTCAACGCGGGCGGCACACCATCTCCGACAGGTAGGAAAGCAGTATCCCCGTCATAAGCCTGGCGGCTGTGGTCACCGAACAGGCGGATGCGGGTGGTCGCGTTGGGCTTCCAACTCGCAACGGCCGCCATGTCGACGCGCGAACCGTCCTGACCGTTGGCCCATCGCTCGTTTGGGCTGAGGAAGCTGTGGGCTACCAAGCCAAAGGTGCCGTCATCGCTGACCAGGCTCCCAAGTGTCTCCACGCTCGGAGCGCCGTAGCCGCGGGTGCCCGCCGTCACGGACAGCGCCGAGCGTTCTCCAGGCTCCCGCAGTTGATAAGCAACGACGCCGGTGGGTGACGGCAGATCAAGCGCGGTCGCTGCAAGGCCGACGTTGATCGACGATCCGGAAACCAGGGACTCGGACGGGAGATTGATCGGGTGAAAGAAGAAGCCGTCGATACGAAACGCACCCCCCGTCGCAATCAGGTCGAAGCCTCGCGTCGAGTAGGGACTGTAAAGCCCGACCTGGTTGATCCCGGCCGTGGCCCCGAAAGCGTCTTCTGCCGACTGTGTTGCACTTTGGTCGTCCGATGGCTGGGGCGCCGCCTGCGCCCGTGCTGGGCTGTTTACAAAAACCGCGCCGCTCAAAGCGGCCATGCAAATGGTCGTCGACCTCATGAGCGGTGGGCTCCAAAGTTGGTGAGGTCGACGCTGTGTTCAGGTGCGCTGAGGCGTCGCAATCGCGGCGGTTCGGTGGGACTAGTTTTGTGACGAGGGGACGAAATTCAGGTTCGTCAGGCGCGCTTAAAGCGAGTCCCGCGCCTTAACATGCCGGTCGATTTGTAAAGGTTGGCGGCTGCCCGGTGGCGCTGCTACATCCCCCGCCTTCATGTCAGAGCAGCAGCCCCACCTCTATCTCGTTGACGGATCGAGCTACATCTTCCGTGCTTATCACCGGCTGCCGCCGCTCACGAACCGGCACGGACAACCGGCCGGCGCGGTGTATGGTTACACCACCATGCTGTGGAAGCTGGCCGACAGCCTCAACAAGGGCGACGGACCGACCCACATGGCGGTCATCCTGGATGCGTCGGAGTCCACGTTTCGCAACGAATTGTACGACCAGTACAAGGCGCACCGGCCGCCGCCGCCGGAAGACCTGGTCCCTCAATTCCCGCTGATCCGCGTCGCGACGCGCGCTTTCTCCATCCCCTGCATCGAGGAAGCCGGGCTGGAGGCGGACGACATCATCGCCTGCTACGTCACCGCGGCCAAGGCCGCAGGGTGGAAGGTGACCATCGTCAGCTCCGACAAGGATTTGATGCAGCTGATCGAGGACGGCAGAGTCGACATGCTCGACACGATGAACGACCGCCGCATCACCGAGGCGACGGTGCAGGAAAAATTCGGCGTCGGGCCGGAGCTGGTCGGCGACGTGCTGGCGCTGATGGGAGACAGCGTTGACAATGTGCCCGGCGTGCCGGGGATCGGGCCGAAGACCGCGACTCAGCTGATCCAGCAGTTCGGCAACTTGGAAAAGGTGCTGGCGAGCACCGACCAGATCAGCAAGCCCAAGCTAAAGCAGAACCTCATCGACCATGCGGACGATGCGCGGCTCAGCCGGGAGCTGGTGCGGCTGGTGTGCGATTCCAAGCTGCCCGAGCCTCTCGAGGATTTGGCGCTGAAGGGCATCCCAAAGGAGCCGCTCGCCGCCTTCCTGGAAGACCAGGGATTCAAGACGCTGCTTGCGCGCCTGAACGGCACGGGCGCAACGGGACGGAGCAGCAGCGGCGGCGGCATCAATGACGTCATGGCGGCGACGGCGCCGACACCGCCGTCCGAGCCCGAAGTGATCGCCGTGGATCGCTCGGCCTATGAAACGGTGACGGACGAAGGGGCGCTTGATCGCTGGATCGCGGAAGCGACGACCCAGGGCTATGTCGCCTTGGACACCGAGACGGACTGCATCGATTGCATCATTGCCAAGCTGGTCGGGGTCAGTCTGGCGTTGGGGCCAAACAAGGCCTGCTACATACCGGTCGGCCACTCGGGCGGTGACCTTCTGTCCGAGGCGCCGAGCCAGCTTCCGGCGCAACTCGTCCTCGACAAGCTGAGGCCATTGCTGGAGAACGAGGCGGTCCTGAAGATCGGGCATAACCTAAAGTACGACTGGGTGATGTTCGACAAGGTGGGCATCTGCGTCGCCCCGTTCGACGACACGATGCTGATGAGCTTCGACCTCGATGCCGGCCGATCGTTGGCCGGGCATGGGTTGGACGAGCTCGCCAAACAGCATTTCGACCATGAGTGCCTTGCGTTCAAAACGATCTGCGGAACGGGCGCGAAGCAGATCACCTTCGACAAGGTGCCGCTCGACAAGGCGACGGAATATGCCGCCGAGGATGCCGACATCACGCTGCGGCTGTGGAAACGGCTGAAGCCACGCATCGCTGCCGAAGCGGCAAGCACGGTCTACGAGCGCGTCGATCGACCGCTGGTGCCGGTAATCGGCCGCATGGAGCGGCGCGGGGTCAAGGTCGACCGTGATTACCTAGCCCAACTGTCACGCGACTTCGCGACGGAGATCGCGAGCCTGGAGGAGCGGGTCTACGAGGCGGCGTGCGGACCGTTCACCATCGGATCTCCGCAGCAGCTCGGCCAGGTGCTGTACGAGCGGCTCGGCCTCAAAGGCGGCCGCAAGGGGAAGAGCGGCGCTTATTCCACCGACGTCAACGAGCTTGAGCGGCTTGCCGGCGAAGGCGTGGATTGCGCGCGGCTGGTGCTCGACTGGAGGCAACTTACCAAGCTCAAGACCACCTACACCGACGCGCTGCAGGCGCAGATCAATCCCGAGACTGGGCGGGTGCACACCAGCTTCTCACTGTCCGGCGCGCAGACAGGGCGCTTGTCATCCAACGACCCTAACCTGCAGAACATTCCGATCCGCACCGAGCTCGGCCGCAAGATCCGCGACGCGTTCGTGGCCGAGCCGGGCTATCAGCTGCTGAGCGCCGACTATAGCCAGATCGAACTTCGGCTCGCCGCCCACATGGCCGATGTGCCGCAGCTCAAAGAAGCGTTCCGCGAAGGCGCGGACATCCACAATCGCACCGCCGAGGAGCTGTTCGGCTCCACCGACCGCGACAGCCGCAACAAGGCGAAAACGGTCAACTTCGCCATCCTTTATGGCATTTCGTCATGGGGACTGGCGGGGCGGCTGGGTGTGCCGAAAGACGAGGGTCAGGCGATCATCAGCCGCTACTTCGAGCGCTTCCCGGGCATCCGCAACTACATGGACGAGACGCTCGCATTCGTCCGTGCCAACGGCTTCACCCGTACCTTGTTCGGCCGCAAAACCCACTTCACCAACATCCGGTCGCCCAACCCCTCGATCCGCGGTGGTGCCGAACGCGCAGCGATCAATGCGCCGATCCAGGGTACCAGCGCCGACCTCATCAAACGGGCGATGGCGCGAATGGATCGGGCCCTGGTGGACGCAGGCCTCGAAGGCGTTCGAATGCTACTGCAGGTTCATGACGAACTGGTGTTCGAAGTGCCCGATGGCCGCGAGGAAGAGGCAGCGGCGGTGATCAAACGGGTGATGTCGGACGCGGCCGAGCCGGCGTTGAAGCTCGACGTGCCGCTCGATGTCGAGGTTGGCTGGGGCGCTCACTGGGGCGCCGCGCATTGACGGCAGAGGCGGAGCGCGCCGATCCGAGCGCCGATATGGCGGCACTTGCCCGGGGCGGACGGATCAACTTCTTCGGCTTCATCCTGCGGCTGCTGGCGCGGCTACCATTCCTGTTCATCGCCGGACGCATGTATGGCGCCGAGGCGCTGGGCCGCTTCGCCTACGCGGTGCTGATCGTCGAATTCGCGGCGCAAATTGCGACCTTGGGCCTGAAGCGCGGGTTGGCGCAGCAGCTTGCGCAAACCGACAAGGCGCACGCCTGCATTGCCTGGGACGCGCTGCTGGTGGCGGGCATCGGTTCGGTCGTCTGCATGGCGCTGCTGATCCTCTTCCCGCAGGCCATGTTTCCGAACAGCGAGATCAGCGGTCTGGAATGGCTGCTACCGATTTCGGTGATTGCGCTTGCCTGGTCGGACATCACGCTTGCGGCGCTCGCCTACCGTCATGACGTCGGTGCCACGGTGCGCGCCCGGGCGATCGTGGAGCCCTGGACGATCAGCATCGTGGCCTTTGGCTGGGCCTTCGTATCGAAGCGGGATGGGCTGCTGGTCGCCTATGCCTTGTCCATGGTCGGCGCGCTGATCGCGTCGTTCATTCCTTTCCTGAAGAGCTACGGACTTCCCCGCGACTGGAGCCCCGATCCCGCCCAGCTTTGGCGCATGGCCCGGCGAAATCTGCCGGTCGCCGCCGCCGATGCCGTGGAGTGGGGCTCCCGCCGCCTGGACCTGGCGCTGCTCGGCCTCTTCGTGAACCCGGCGGTGGTCGGCATCTATTATGTCGCCCAGAACGTCGCTTCGCTGCCATCCAAGCTGAAGACCAGCTTCGACCCGATCCTGGGCCCAGTTATCTCCCGCAACATCGAAGCCGGAAACAAGCAGGCGGTTGCAAAGCAGGTTCGGCAGGTCGGCTTCTGGGTCATCGCGGCGCAAAGTGCGGTCGCGCTTGCACTCGCAATCCCGGGCGAGGCGGTGATGGGTCTTGTCGGGCCGCAGTTCGTCGCGGGGACTGCCTCGCTGGCCCTGCTGCTGTTCGCGGAGGTGGTGGCCTCGACCGCGACGGTTAGTGAGTCGGCGCTGATCTACTGTGCGCGCAAGCGGAACATGATGCTGAGCTTCCTGATGATCTTGTTCCAAATCCTGTTCACGGTCGCCATCATTATGGTGCTGCGCCGCTTTCGGTGGGAAGAGGTGTACCTGACGGTGGGACCCGCCGGAGGACTGGTGCTGGCATTGGCGGTAACGGCCGTTACCAAGGCGCTGCTGCTGCGCAATCTGTTGCAGGCGCCAGTGTCGGGATGGCGGTGGCAACTCGTCTGGGCCGGGATCGCGGCCGCTCTTGTAGGCTATGCCGCGACCGTGCTGCCAGAATGGCTCGAGCTGGGGCTGGGCATCCCGGCCATCCTGCTGGCCTTCGGCGGAATGTTGTGGTGGCGCGGCTTCACCGCGGAAGACCGCGAATTGTTCCGCATGCGCAAGGCCGACATCGATCAGTTGCAGGTACCCGAACCGGGCACAAGCGCGGACGCGCCGCGCTGACCTTAGTGCCGGAAGTGGCGCATGCCCGTGAAGAGCATCGCCAGGCCCGCGTCGTTTGCCGCTGCAATGACCTCATCGTCGCGGATCGACCCGCCGGGCTGGATCACGGCGGTGGCGCCTGCCTCGGCAGCTGAGAGCAAGCCATCCGCAAATGGGAAGAAGGCGTCCGACGCCACGGCTGAGCCGACGGTGCGCGGCTCCGGCCAGCCGTAGGTCTCGGCGGCTTCCTTCGCCTTGGCGGCGGCGATGCGGGCGCTGTCGCGGCGGTTCATCTGACCGGCGCCGATGCCGGCGGTGACGCCATCCTTGGCATAGACGATGGCATTGGACTTCACATGCTTGGCGACCGTCCAGGCGAACAGGCAGTCCATCAGCTCCTGCTCGGTCGGCTGACGCTCCGTCACGCACTTCAGCTGATCGCGGGTGATCGTGCCATTGTCACGGTCCTGCACCAGCACGCCGCCGGCAATCACCGCCACCGTCTGTCCGGAGCGCGCCGGATCGGGCAGGCTGCGGGTGAGCAACAGGCGAAGGTTCTTCTTGCGGGCGAACGCCTCGCGCGCAGCCTCGTCGGCGTCGGGCGCGACCACCACTTCGGTGAAGATCTGCGTAATTGCCTGCGCCGTCTCGCCGTCGAGCGGGCGGTTGCAGGCGACGATGCCGCCAAAGGCCGAGACGCTGTCGCACGCCAGCGCCTGGTTCCAGGCATCGAGCAAAGTCTCGCCGGTCGCGACGCCACAGGGGTTGGCATGCTTGACGATCACCACCGTGGGCGGGCCGTCGCGGAACTCGGCGACCAGCTCCAACGCGGCGCTGGCGTCGTTGAGGTTGTTGTAGCTGAGCTCCTTGCCCTGCACCTGCTCGGCTTGGGCGATCCCGGACGCTGACAGGCCGGCCGCGGAATAAAGCGCCGCCGATTGGTGCGGGTTCTCGCCATAACGCAGCGGCATCACCAGCTTGCTGCTCATCGTCCGCAGCGGCGGGAAGGTCTGGCCCTGGTCGACCTTCGCGAACCATTGCGCAATCATCGAATCGTAGGCGGCGGTCAGCGCATAGGCCTTGGCCGCGAGGCGGCGGCGGAAGGCGAGGCTGGTCTTGCCGCTATTGGCGTCAAGATCGGTCAGCAGTTCTTGATAATCTGCTGGATCGGTCAGGATGGCCACGAACTCATGATTCTTGGCGGCCGAGCGCACCATCGACGGGCCGCCGATATCGATATTCTCGATGATGTCCTCACGGCTCGCACCGCGCGCAACCGTGGCTTCGAACGGGTAGAGGTTGACGATCACGAGGTCGATGGCGCCGATGCCATGCTCCTCCATCGCCGCGGCATGATCCGGATTGTCGCGGACACCCAGCAAGCCGCCGTGCACCTTGGGGTGGAGCGTCTTCACCCGGCCGTCCATCATCTCGGGAAAGCCGGTGAGGTCGGAAATGTCGCGAACCTCGGCCCCAAGCTCGCGAAGCTTCGCCGCCGTTCCACCAGTGGAGACCAGTTCGATGCCGTGCCGCTTCAGACCCTCGGCGAGTTGGTCGAGGCCGGACTTGTCCGAAAGCGAAATCAGCGCCCGGCGGGCGGCGATCAGGTCGGTCATAATTCCCCTATTCGTATTCAGCTGGTGCGGCGGAGCTTCCACGCGACTTCGCCGCCGATGCCGGAAAACTCGCCAACAATCACCAGTTGATTTGTGGTTCGCGGGCTTCCGCGTCCGTCGATCCACAGGCTTTCCTCGACGGTGAGGTTGCCGCCGCGTACCCGAAAATTCCACGGCGGCGCGCCCGGTGAGCGGAGAATGGCGCCCATACCGTCAGCCGTCAGGGTCGGCTCCACATCCGGCGCGAGGTGGAAGCGGATCGCGTAAGGAACCGACTCCTTTACCTTGCGGCGTCCTTTCGGCTCCAGAGTATCGGATCCGCGGACTTCCTTGCCATCATTTCCAAGCGAGAGGCTGCGGCGATGAACCAGGCCGAAGGGGCGAACATAGCCGTCGTGGGCGGCGATCAGCCGGCTCGAGTCATTATCCTCGGAACGGTCGACCTCGACGTCTGCGACGCCCTTGCCCATCGTTCCGTCCGGCTGAATGGCTGTGGAGTTCGTATCGTCGAGGACCAGCGTGCTGTGCGCCGCGGTGGAGCGCAGCGCCTGGACGAGTTCGTCCGACAATCCGGCCGGGAGCAGTCCCTCGCCCCCGCAATTGACGAACAAGCGCTGGGCGCCGTCACTCATTTCCAACGCCAGTGTCGAGGCCGATCCGGTCAGCGCCATCTTGGCGGGTGGCGGCGGCGCGGCATCAAGCACGATGATGGTTCCAAGCGCGGACATGCGCTGATAGCCCCAGCCGCGCGCCTGACGGAGCGGGCGGGCACGCAAGCCGCAGCCTTCGACGAGGGCCTGCAGCCGCGCCGCCTCGCCGGGATTGCCGCCCTGCCAGCTCGACAGCGCGCCATCGCCCATGGTGACGCCATGAAGCGCAGCAAGGGCAGCTGCGGCGGCCGCCTCGATGCCGTCGGGAACCGTCTGCTTGGACGCGAAGTAGCAATTCCGAAGCAGACCGAGCCGGTCGACCAGCAAGGCCTGTTCGTGCGGGTTGCGGCTGATCAATCCGCCATCCTCGAACTGGGCGGTGGCAAGCGCCCGGGCTAGGCCGCTTTCGGCCCGGGCCACGCGTGGCGCGCCGCTTTGAAGTAACAGCTTGGCAGCGACCACGCCCGTCCAGGCGGTGATACGCTGAATTCCCGGCGGCGACTTGTCGGCGGCCGTCTCCAGATGACGTGCGCCGCGCGACAGCGTGTTCAGCAGGGCCGAGCGATAGCCATTGTCCTGGCTGGACAGGATGTAGGGAGCGTAGGCGGTCCAGAAGAGTATCCGTTCGCCCCAAAGGTCGGGACGCCAGGCGGCATCCACCCGCGTGCCGTGGGCGAGCAGCCACCGGCCTGCGATCGCCTCTGCCAATCGCGCACCTTTCTCGCGGCTCGCAGCGGCGGCCAGATCGCGCAGCCAGGAAAAGCCCTGGAGGTGCTCGGCGAGTAGACCGTCCGTGCCGACGGCAAGGAAGTCCAGATCGGCAAGGGGAAGGCTCTCGTTGCCCAACTTCAAGCGGCCGGCGAGCAGGGCCTCGCCCTTCCGACGATCGCCTGCGACATGGTCCCGCGGCACCGCTACCAGCTTCAGCGGCTGACGGCCCGCGCTGGTCAGGCGGGCAAGCAGTGGACGACGGGCGAGCTTCCGGACGAGGGCGGCGTCGGCCAGCCCGCCGGCGCTCATGCCTCTCCCCGAAGCGCCTTGAGATTGGCGGCGTAACGGTCGGGGCCACCGCGGAATGCTGCCGTCCCCGCCACAAGCACCGTTGCGCCGGCATCGATGACGGAAGGTGCAGTTTCGGGATCGACGCCGCCGTCGACCTCCACGTCGACCGCGAGTCCCTGCTTGGCGACTCGATTGGCGATCGCTTCAACCTTTTTGAGCTGGCTCGAGATGAACTTCTGCCCGGCAAAGCCCGGATTGACGCTCATCACCAGGATGAGGTCAATGTCCTCCAACACGTAATCCAGCATCTTGGCCGGGGTGGCAGGGTTGAGCGACACGCCAGCCCTTTTGCCGAGCGCCTTGATGCGCTGGACGGTGCGGTGGAGATGCGGTCCCGCCTCGGGATGCACGGTGATAATGTCCGCGCCGGCCTCTGCAAACGCATCCACAAAATTGTCCACCGGCGAGATCATCAGGTGGACGTCGAACGGCTTGGCGCTGTGCGGACGAAGCGCCTTCAGAACGACCGGGCCGATCGTAAGGTTGGGCACAAAGTGGCCGTCCATGACATCGACATGGATCCAGTCCGCACCCGCGGCATCAATGGCGCGCACTTCCTCGCCGAGCCGCGCAAAGTCGGCGGAGAGGATGGATGCGGAGATGCGGGGACCGGCCATTGGCCCGATTAGACCTTAATATGCGTTCCGGACAAGGCGCGCGACGAAGAAGCCGTCGAGGCCGCCCTCCGCCTCAAGCATGCCGGGAAGGATCCTGAGCCATCCCTCTAGCGACGGCTGAAGACCGGGAGGCGCCTCGGTGATCGGCTCCAGCCG encodes:
- the purH gene encoding bifunctional phosphoribosylaminoimidazolecarboxamide formyltransferase/IMP cyclohydrolase yields the protein MTDLIAARRALISLSDKSGLDQLAEGLKRHGIELVSTGGTAAKLRELGAEVRDISDLTGFPEMMDGRVKTLHPKVHGGLLGVRDNPDHAAAMEEHGIGAIDLVIVNLYPFEATVARGASREDIIENIDIGGPSMVRSAAKNHEFVAILTDPADYQELLTDLDANSGKTSLAFRRRLAAKAYALTAAYDSMIAQWFAKVDQGQTFPPLRTMSSKLVMPLRYGENPHQSAALYSAAGLSASGIAQAEQVQGKELSYNNLNDASAALELVAEFRDGPPTVVIVKHANPCGVATGETLLDAWNQALACDSVSAFGGIVACNRPLDGETAQAITQIFTEVVVAPDADEAAREAFARKKNLRLLLTRSLPDPARSGQTVAVIAGGVLVQDRDNGTITRDQLKCVTERQPTEQELMDCLFAWTVAKHVKSNAIVYAKDGVTAGIGAGQMNRRDSARIAAAKAKEAAETYGWPEPRTVGSAVASDAFFPFADGLLSAAEAGATAVIQPGGSIRDDEVIAAANDAGLAMLFTGMRHFRH
- a CDS encoding oligosaccharide flippase family protein produces the protein MAALARGGRINFFGFILRLLARLPFLFIAGRMYGAEALGRFAYAVLIVEFAAQIATLGLKRGLAQQLAQTDKAHACIAWDALLVAGIGSVVCMALLILFPQAMFPNSEISGLEWLLPISVIALAWSDITLAALAYRHDVGATVRARAIVEPWTISIVAFGWAFVSKRDGLLVAYALSMVGALIASFIPFLKSYGLPRDWSPDPAQLWRMARRNLPVAAADAVEWGSRRLDLALLGLFVNPAVVGIYYVAQNVASLPSKLKTSFDPILGPVISRNIEAGNKQAVAKQVRQVGFWVIAAQSAVALALAIPGEAVMGLVGPQFVAGTASLALLLFAEVVASTATVSESALIYCARKRNMMLSFLMILFQILFTVAIIMVLRRFRWEEVYLTVGPAGGLVLALAVTAVTKALLLRNLLQAPVSGWRWQLVWAGIAAALVGYAATVLPEWLELGLGIPAILLAFGGMLWWRGFTAEDRELFRMRKADIDQLQVPEPGTSADAPR
- the polA gene encoding DNA polymerase I; the encoded protein is MSEQQPHLYLVDGSSYIFRAYHRLPPLTNRHGQPAGAVYGYTTMLWKLADSLNKGDGPTHMAVILDASESTFRNELYDQYKAHRPPPPEDLVPQFPLIRVATRAFSIPCIEEAGLEADDIIACYVTAAKAAGWKVTIVSSDKDLMQLIEDGRVDMLDTMNDRRITEATVQEKFGVGPELVGDVLALMGDSVDNVPGVPGIGPKTATQLIQQFGNLEKVLASTDQISKPKLKQNLIDHADDARLSRELVRLVCDSKLPEPLEDLALKGIPKEPLAAFLEDQGFKTLLARLNGTGATGRSSSGGGINDVMAATAPTPPSEPEVIAVDRSAYETVTDEGALDRWIAEATTQGYVALDTETDCIDCIIAKLVGVSLALGPNKACYIPVGHSGGDLLSEAPSQLPAQLVLDKLRPLLENEAVLKIGHNLKYDWVMFDKVGICVAPFDDTMLMSFDLDAGRSLAGHGLDELAKQHFDHECLAFKTICGTGAKQITFDKVPLDKATEYAAEDADITLRLWKRLKPRIAAEAASTVYERVDRPLVPVIGRMERRGVKVDRDYLAQLSRDFATEIASLEERVYEAACGPFTIGSPQQLGQVLYERLGLKGGRKGKSGAYSTDVNELERLAGEGVDCARLVLDWRQLTKLKTTYTDALQAQINPETGRVHTSFSLSGAQTGRLSSNDPNLQNIPIRTELGRKIRDAFVAEPGYQLLSADYSQIELRLAAHMADVPQLKEAFREGADIHNRTAEELFGSTDRDSRNKAKTVNFAILYGISSWGLAGRLGVPKDEGQAIISRYFERFPGIRNYMDETLAFVRANGFTRTLFGRKTHFTNIRSPNPSIRGGAERAAINAPIQGTSADLIKRAMARMDRALVDAGLEGVRMLLQVHDELVFEVPDGREEEAAAVIKRVMSDAAEPALKLDVPLDVEVGWGAHWGAAH
- a CDS encoding TonB-dependent siderophore receptor — encoded protein: MAALSGAVFVNSPARAQAAPQPSDDQSATQSAEDAFGATAGINQVGLYSPYSTRGFDLIATGGAFRIDGFFFHPINLPSESLVSGSSINVGLAATALDLPSPTGVVAYQLREPGERSALSVTAGTRGYGAPSVETLGSLVSDDGTFGLVAHSFLSPNERWANGQDGSRVDMAAVASWKPNATTRIRLFGDHSRQAYDGDTAFLPVGDGVPPALKPRRNYGVDWARVRSRSSTAGILAEHGSGGWRLGASAIRSVRSTPHADTTLLEIDRTGTAVSTLFHTPRSRARSDSFELKAGRSFSLAGLNHRIALAARARSTLTLRPDSIAVPSGTFALRGRPADVPEADLPSRAPAARDQVRQRLLSVSYDLAADAVQLRLGAHRTRYAKSYRPVGGAESHNVEQSWLYSASTLWRPLPKLSLFASYVSGLEESGVAPDLAANRGAVLPPVEARQYEVGARIDLTTSLALIVAGFDIRKPIYGLRSDLLYAPVGTVRHRGVEASLTGQVTPTTRVVLGANVLQLRVSGALVEAGAINRVAPGVSRFNGTVAIEQKLTDRWSVDGYLLHEGGRRRDSQSKVEVDGVPFAIVGTTYGWKLGRLNQSLRVQRVNAFQRKGYYATPYGALAPISGAHWRVLITTNS
- a CDS encoding heparinase II/III family protein — protein: MSAGGLADAALVRKLARRPLLARLTSAGRQPLKLVAVPRDHVAGDRRKGEALLAGRLKLGNESLPLADLDFLAVGTDGLLAEHLQGFSWLRDLAAAASREKGARLAEAIAGRWLLAHGTRVDAAWRPDLWGERILFWTAYAPYILSSQDNGYRSALLNTLSRGARHLETAADKSPPGIQRITAWTGVVAAKLLLQSGAPRVARAESGLARALATAQFEDGGLISRNPHEQALLVDRLGLLRNCYFASKQTVPDGIEAAAAAALAALHGVTMGDGALSSWQGGNPGEAARLQALVEGCGLRARPLRQARGWGYQRMSALGTIIVLDAAPPPPAKMALTGSASTLALEMSDGAQRLFVNCGGEGLLPAGLSDELVQALRSTAAHSTLVLDDTNSTAIQPDGTMGKGVADVEVDRSEDNDSSRLIAAHDGYVRPFGLVHRRSLSLGNDGKEVRGSDTLEPKGRRKVKESVPYAIRFHLAPDVEPTLTADGMGAILRSPGAPPWNFRVRGGNLTVEESLWIDGRGSPRTTNQLVIVGEFSGIGGEVAWKLRRTS
- the rpe gene encoding ribulose-phosphate 3-epimerase, encoding MAGPRISASILSADFARLGEEVRAIDAAGADWIHVDVMDGHFVPNLTIGPVVLKALRPHSAKPFDVHLMISPVDNFVDAFAEAGADIITVHPEAGPHLHRTVQRIKALGKRAGVSLNPATPAKMLDYVLEDIDLILVMSVNPGFAGQKFISSQLKKVEAIANRVAKQGLAVDVEVDGGVDPETAPSVIDAGATVLVAGTAAFRGGPDRYAANLKALRGEA